From one Thalassobaculum sp. OXR-137 genomic stretch:
- a CDS encoding dihydrofolate reductase family protein, giving the protein MAEATFRLYMATSLDGYVADAEGGIDWLNDYETGVDYGTEAFMAEVDTLIMGRATFDQVMGFGGWPYAGKRVFVLTSRPIPDAPQGVEGTSDLAGLIAELREDGAQVWIVGGPAAVEGCRAMGAMDTVELFVMPVLLGAGIPLFAGEADALGLHLVSVDAYETGAVALKYEVE; this is encoded by the coding sequence ATGGCCGAGGCCACATTCCGTCTCTACATGGCCACCAGCCTCGACGGCTATGTCGCCGACGCGGAGGGTGGGATCGACTGGCTGAACGATTACGAGACCGGCGTCGACTACGGTACCGAGGCGTTCATGGCCGAGGTCGATACCCTGATCATGGGCCGCGCCACCTTCGACCAGGTCATGGGCTTCGGGGGCTGGCCCTATGCCGGCAAGCGGGTTTTTGTCCTCACCTCGCGGCCGATACCCGACGCGCCGCAGGGCGTGGAGGGGACGTCCGATCTGGCGGGGCTGATCGCCGAACTGCGCGAGGACGGCGCCCAGGTGTGGATCGTCGGCGGACCGGCCGCGGTGGAAGGCTGCCGGGCCATGGGCGCGATGGACACGGTGGAGCTGTTCGTCATGCCGGTTCTGCTCGGCGCCGGCATTCCGCTCTTCGCCGGCGAGGCGGATGCCCTCGGCCTGCATCTGGTCTCGGTTGATGCCTACGAGACCGGCGCTGTCGCCCTGAAGTACGAGGTGGAGTGA
- a CDS encoding SDR family oxidoreductase: MAAKSRILVLGATSAIAERWCRLRATSGDSLLLVARDGEKLAAIADDLKARGAGNVQTVAEDLADTDGADARFSGWVQTLGGVDIVFLAYGILGDQAEAQRDTDALLRGIGANFTSAVVWCELAARAFELAGSGTLVGISSVAGDRGRRTNYAYGAAKAGLSTYLEGMAHRFAGTGVTVICVKPGFVATPMTAHIDGRDGPLWATPDQVAEDIQKAVEKRKPEIYTRWFWRFVMLIIRHLPRPIFNKMKI, translated from the coding sequence ATGGCCGCGAAAAGCCGTATCCTGGTCCTGGGGGCCACCTCCGCCATCGCCGAGCGCTGGTGCCGCCTGCGCGCCACGTCGGGCGACAGCCTGCTGCTGGTGGCGCGGGACGGCGAAAAGCTGGCCGCGATCGCCGACGACCTGAAGGCGCGCGGCGCCGGAAATGTCCAGACGGTTGCAGAGGATCTGGCGGACACCGATGGCGCCGACGCGCGTTTCTCCGGCTGGGTCCAGACCCTGGGCGGGGTGGATATCGTGTTCCTGGCCTATGGCATCCTCGGCGACCAGGCCGAGGCGCAGCGCGACACCGACGCCTTGCTGCGCGGCATCGGAGCCAATTTCACCAGCGCGGTGGTCTGGTGCGAACTCGCCGCCCGGGCGTTCGAGCTGGCGGGGTCGGGCACGCTGGTCGGCATCTCCTCGGTGGCGGGCGACCGCGGCCGGCGCACCAACTACGCCTACGGTGCCGCCAAGGCCGGGCTGTCGACCTATCTGGAAGGCATGGCACACCGCTTTGCCGGGACCGGCGTCACGGTGATCTGCGTGAAGCCGGGTTTCGTCGCCACGCCGATGACCGCTCATATCGATGGCCGCGACGGCCCGCTCTGGGCGACGCCGGACCAGGTGGCCGAGGACATCCAGAAGGCGGTGGAGAAGAGGAAGCCGGAGATCTACACCCGCTGGTTCTGGCGCTTCGTGATGCTGATCATCCGCCATCTGCCGCGGCCCATCTTCAACAAGATGAAGATCTGA
- a CDS encoding UbiA family prenyltransferase, producing MGMKPPICVDLDGTLLRTDLLYESFLVALRRRPWILFLLPFWLAAGRSVLKRRLALIATEALDVDSLPATADLVDYLRAEKAGGRRIELVSASDQLLVAKVAGRFGDLFDHVEGSNGTTNLKGTAKAQVLAARHPGGFVYAGDSAIDSDVWKVAAGAIPVNAALKRRAAIDREASVEAAFGEPLNELKALRSSLRLHQWAKNGLIFLPLLLTSTLAQPAVALAALATFLGFSLVASGTYLLNDLFDLAADRRHPTKRLRALASGRLPVAIGIVAAPLLVVAGLILGALAGIGAFWCLAAYLCLTLAYSFGVKAMAVVDVVVLGALFTLRLYAGHTLIDNGTPAWLLAFSMFLFTSLALVKRLVEVRGLEARGLDAIPGRGYRAGDSGFIETFGMTTSIASVLIFMIYLAVEPVHVVRLTDPEWLWVVPVAIGFWLPRVWLLARRGEVHDDPVVFALKDPPSLLLGVIALLAILVAA from the coding sequence ATGGGGATGAAGCCGCCGATCTGCGTCGATCTCGATGGCACTCTGCTGCGCACCGACCTGCTGTACGAGTCGTTTCTCGTCGCCCTGCGGCGGCGTCCCTGGATCCTTTTCCTGCTGCCGTTTTGGCTGGCCGCCGGACGCTCGGTGCTGAAGCGCCGTCTGGCGCTGATCGCCACCGAAGCGCTGGATGTGGACTCCCTGCCGGCGACCGCGGATTTGGTCGACTACCTGCGGGCCGAGAAGGCGGGCGGTCGGCGGATCGAACTCGTCTCCGCCTCCGACCAGTTGCTGGTCGCCAAGGTCGCCGGGCGATTCGGCGACCTGTTCGATCATGTCGAGGGTAGCAACGGCACGACCAACCTCAAGGGAACGGCCAAGGCGCAGGTGCTCGCCGCCCGCCATCCCGGCGGCTTCGTGTATGCCGGCGACAGCGCCATCGATTCCGACGTCTGGAAGGTGGCCGCCGGCGCGATCCCGGTGAATGCCGCGCTGAAGCGCCGTGCGGCCATCGATCGTGAGGCGTCCGTGGAAGCCGCGTTCGGCGAGCCGCTGAACGAGCTCAAGGCGCTGCGCTCGTCCCTGCGCCTGCATCAATGGGCCAAGAACGGCCTGATCTTCCTGCCGCTGCTCCTGACCAGCACCCTCGCGCAGCCGGCGGTGGCTCTCGCCGCCCTGGCGACCTTTCTCGGCTTCTCCCTGGTCGCAAGCGGGACCTATCTGCTGAACGATCTGTTCGATCTCGCTGCTGACCGCCGGCATCCGACCAAGCGCTTGCGGGCACTGGCGTCGGGGCGTCTGCCGGTCGCCATCGGCATCGTGGCAGCACCCCTGCTCGTGGTTGCCGGACTGATCCTGGGCGCCCTGGCGGGGATAGGGGCCTTCTGGTGCCTCGCTGCCTATCTCTGCCTGACCCTGGCCTATTCCTTCGGCGTGAAGGCGATGGCGGTGGTCGATGTGGTGGTGCTCGGTGCGCTCTTCACCCTGCGCCTGTATGCCGGACACACGCTGATCGACAACGGGACGCCGGCCTGGCTGCTGGCCTTCTCGATGTTCCTGTTCACCAGCCTTGCCCTGGTGAAGCGGCTGGTGGAGGTGCGCGGGCTGGAGGCGAGGGGGCTCGACGCTATCCCGGGCCGCGGCTATCGCGCCGGGGACAGCGGCTTCATCGAGACCTTCGGCATGACCACCAGCATCGCGTCGGTTCTGATCTTCATGATCTATCTGGCGGTAGAGCCGGTCCATGTGGTCCGGCTCACTGACCCGGAATGGCTCTGGGTGGTGCCGGTGGCCATCGGCTTCTGGCTGCCGCGCGTGTGGCTGCTCGCCCGCCGCGGCGAGGTCCACGACGACCCGGTGGTCTTCGCCCTGAAGGATCCGCCGAGCCTCCTCCTCGGGGTGATCGCGCTGCTGGCGATCCTGGTGGCGGCATGA
- a CDS encoding FAD-binding oxidoreductase gives MTAREDTKVLAWGRVHRGRHIVAEPAIKSAVGEAVRETAAAGGSTLAHGLGRSYGDSGLNLGGGLVRTIGLDRLIVFDRETGILRADAGVSLDAVLRAVVPAGWFVPVTPGTKFVTLGGAVANDVHGKNHHLAGSFGRHVTRFGLWRSDRGALECSAQENADLFALTIGGLGLTGVITWVELRLERIASAMLDVENLPFDDLDAFFSLSQRSESWPFTVAWVDTLARGAQLGRGIFSRARWAQTGGLDPHRQGGPRMPVTPPGGLLNSVTVGAFNRLYRARPGARFHGRQHYDPFFYPLDRLRDWNRMYGPRGFYQWQCAVPVATMREATRTLLDTVAASGDASFLAVLKTFGDVPSPGVLSFPTPGATLALDFANRGAETLSLLARLDRVVAEAGGRLYPAKDGRLPQAMFRAGYPRWTELEAARDPVLMSSFWRRMTEEA, from the coding sequence ATGACCGCGCGCGAGGACACCAAGGTCCTGGCCTGGGGCCGGGTCCATCGCGGCCGCCATATCGTCGCGGAACCGGCGATAAAGTCCGCGGTCGGTGAGGCCGTGCGCGAGACGGCCGCGGCGGGCGGATCGACCCTGGCCCATGGTCTGGGCCGATCCTACGGCGACAGCGGCCTCAATCTCGGGGGTGGGCTAGTCCGCACGATCGGGCTCGACCGGCTGATCGTCTTCGATCGGGAGACCGGGATCCTTCGGGCGGATGCCGGCGTGTCCCTGGACGCGGTTCTGCGGGCGGTGGTGCCGGCCGGCTGGTTCGTGCCGGTCACGCCGGGAACCAAGTTCGTCACCCTCGGCGGGGCGGTGGCAAACGACGTCCATGGCAAGAACCATCACCTGGCCGGAAGCTTCGGACGGCACGTCACCCGCTTCGGGCTCTGGCGCAGCGACCGGGGCGCGCTGGAATGCTCGGCGCAGGAGAATGCGGATCTGTTCGCCCTGACCATCGGCGGACTCGGTCTAACCGGCGTGATCACCTGGGTCGAACTCCGGCTGGAGCGGATCGCGTCGGCGATGCTCGATGTCGAGAACCTGCCGTTCGACGACCTCGACGCCTTCTTTTCCCTGTCGCAGCGCTCGGAAAGCTGGCCGTTCACCGTCGCCTGGGTCGATACCCTGGCGCGCGGGGCGCAGTTGGGGCGCGGAATCTTCTCCCGCGCCCGCTGGGCCCAGACCGGTGGGCTGGACCCGCATCGGCAGGGCGGCCCGCGGATGCCCGTCACCCCGCCGGGCGGCCTGCTCAACAGCGTGACCGTCGGTGCCTTCAACCGGCTGTACCGGGCCCGGCCGGGCGCGCGATTCCACGGCCGCCAGCACTACGATCCGTTCTTCTACCCGCTGGATCGGCTGCGCGATTGGAACCGCATGTACGGGCCGCGCGGCTTCTACCAGTGGCAATGCGCGGTCCCGGTGGCGACCATGCGCGAGGCGACGCGGACCCTGCTCGACACCGTCGCGGCCAGCGGCGACGCGTCGTTCCTGGCGGTTCTCAAGACTTTCGGTGATGTACCGTCTCCCGGCGTGCTGTCCTTCCCGACGCCTGGCGCGACCCTGGCGCTCGACTTCGCCAACCGCGGTGCCGAGACCCTGTCGCTGCTCGCCCGGCTCGACCGGGTTGTGGCAGAGGCGGGCGGGCGTCTATACCCGGCCAAGGACGGGCGCCTGCCGCAGGCCATGTTCCGCGCGGGCTACCCGCGGTGGACGGAACTGGAAGCGGCGCGCGACCCCGTCCTGATGTCGAGTTTCTGGCGCCGTATGACCGAGGAGGCCTGA
- a CDS encoding NAD(P)-dependent oxidoreductase, giving the protein MPRIVITGAAGLVGQNLIARIVDRADLQIVAIDKHPTNTPVLARLHPGIEVIAADLAQPGSWSEAFKGADAVIQLHAQIGGLDPEEFEANNVRATRLVLDAMKGHGVPYLVHASSSVVNSKAVDLYTESKKAQETLVVESGIPHAILRPTLMYGWFDRKHLGWLARFMKKAPVFPIPGDGKYMRQPLYGGDFSDIILVCLDERREGAWNISGQAEVDYVDLIKAVRRASGAKTPIVHIPYSLFWMLLRVYAVFDRDPPFTTKQLEALVTPDSFEVIDWPSIFGVRATPLDEALAITFNDPKYSGVVLDF; this is encoded by the coding sequence ATGCCGCGCATCGTCATCACCGGAGCCGCCGGCCTGGTCGGTCAGAACCTGATCGCGCGCATCGTCGACCGGGCCGACCTCCAGATCGTCGCCATCGACAAGCACCCCACCAACACGCCGGTGCTGGCGCGGCTTCACCCGGGCATCGAGGTGATCGCCGCCGATCTGGCGCAGCCGGGCTCGTGGAGCGAGGCGTTCAAGGGCGCCGACGCGGTCATTCAGCTTCATGCCCAGATCGGCGGCCTCGATCCCGAGGAGTTCGAGGCCAACAACGTGCGCGCCACGCGGCTGGTGCTCGACGCCATGAAGGGGCATGGCGTGCCCTATCTGGTGCACGCGTCGTCCTCCGTGGTGAACTCCAAGGCGGTCGATCTCTATACCGAAAGCAAGAAGGCCCAGGAGACGCTGGTGGTGGAGAGCGGCATCCCGCACGCCATCCTGCGCCCGACGCTGATGTACGGCTGGTTCGACCGCAAGCATCTCGGCTGGCTCGCCCGGTTCATGAAGAAGGCCCCGGTCTTTCCGATCCCGGGCGACGGCAAATACATGCGCCAGCCGCTCTATGGCGGCGACTTCTCCGACATCATCCTGGTCTGCCTGGACGAGCGGCGCGAGGGCGCCTGGAACATCTCCGGCCAGGCGGAGGTCGACTATGTCGATCTCATCAAGGCGGTGCGACGGGCGAGCGGGGCGAAGACTCCGATCGTCCATATCCCCTACAGCCTGTTCTGGATGCTGCTCCGGGTCTATGCGGTGTTCGACCGCGACCCGCCCTTCACCACCAAGCAGTTGGAAGCGCTCGTCACGCCGGACAGCTTCGAGGTGATCGACTGGCCGTCGATCTTCGGCGTGCGCGCCACCCCGCTTGACGAGGCGCTGGCCATCACCTTCAACGACCCGAAATATTCGGGCGTCGTTCTGGACTTCTGA
- a CDS encoding glycosyltransferase family 9 protein has protein sequence MGKTLVIQPLPGIGDMVWHLPHLKAIADSAPDGKIALVTKRRSAADQMLEGAPWISQIGWLDRAQGKEKAGRHDGPLGAMRLGTDLKAFEADTVWILHRSWRYLTATRMANIPNRISYRELPNEGRDLHQADKATALLRQRGLTVDPTPRLDPPAAAKAEIQRLYGELPRPWLVLGIGASEPFKLWPEGNFSALARAFTDRTGGSVILVGGEAEKESAERILQNARGEVVLAINRPIGQAAALAATADAFLGNDSGMLNLAAATGAPTIGLFGGSPPLALYPNLDALQPAGGAEYRVDRMAEIEVEATMNALSRALG, from the coding sequence GTGGGGAAGACGCTGGTCATCCAGCCCCTGCCGGGTATCGGCGACATGGTGTGGCACCTGCCGCATCTGAAGGCGATCGCCGACAGCGCGCCGGACGGCAAGATCGCGCTGGTGACCAAGCGGCGCTCGGCCGCCGACCAGATGCTGGAGGGAGCGCCGTGGATCTCGCAGATCGGCTGGCTCGACCGCGCCCAGGGCAAGGAGAAGGCCGGCCGCCACGACGGCCCGCTCGGCGCGATGCGGCTGGGCACCGACCTGAAGGCGTTCGAAGCGGACACGGTGTGGATCCTGCACCGCTCCTGGCGTTACCTGACGGCGACCCGCATGGCCAATATCCCGAACCGGATCAGCTACCGCGAGCTGCCGAACGAGGGCCGTGACCTGCACCAGGCGGACAAGGCGACCGCCCTGCTGCGGCAGCGCGGGCTGACCGTCGACCCGACCCCGCGGCTCGACCCGCCGGCCGCCGCGAAGGCGGAGATCCAGCGGCTCTACGGCGAGTTGCCCCGTCCCTGGCTGGTGCTGGGGATCGGCGCGTCGGAGCCGTTCAAGCTCTGGCCCGAGGGGAATTTCTCGGCACTTGCCCGCGCCTTCACCGACCGCACCGGCGGCAGCGTGATCCTGGTCGGCGGTGAGGCGGAGAAGGAGAGTGCCGAGCGCATCCTTCAGAACGCCCGGGGCGAGGTGGTGCTGGCGATCAACCGCCCGATCGGCCAGGCGGCGGCCCTGGCGGCGACGGCGGACGCATTTCTCGGCAATGACAGCGGGATGCTGAACCTGGCCGCGGCGACGGGCGCGCCCACCATCGGCCTGTTCGGCGGCTCCCCGCCGCTGGCGCTGTATCCGAACCTGGACGCGCTGCAGCCGGCGGGCGGTGCGGAATACCGGGTCGACCGCATGGCCGAGATCGAAGTGGAAGCGACGATGAACGCCCTCAGCCGGGCGCTGGGGTAG
- a CDS encoding glycosyltransferase family 9 protein, which translates to MRTLFITSNRLGDAILSTAVLARLFDEHPQARVTVACGPVAAALFEGVPQVERVISWRKEKGGRHWWTLWRQVAGTWWDRVIDMRGSALAWTLLARRRAIYRTQRGDAHRLTQMAEALGLATPLMPRLWLTEADRTAASQILGTDERPLLAVAPTANWPPKAWPADSFAELIGRLTGEGGPLEGARVLVAGGPGERDLAAPVLASVPADRLLDLVDRAPLMTLAACFACCRLVVANDSGLMHLSAAAGAPTLGLFGPSKDAHYAPAGPVTAWVRAPESAEALLARSAEVGRTPGALMTGLSVEAVEAAARDLLDTS; encoded by the coding sequence ATGCGCACGCTCTTCATCACATCGAACCGTCTCGGCGATGCCATTCTGTCGACGGCCGTCCTTGCCCGTCTGTTCGACGAGCATCCCCAGGCCCGGGTGACGGTGGCCTGCGGACCGGTGGCGGCGGCCTTGTTCGAAGGCGTGCCCCAGGTCGAGCGGGTGATTTCCTGGCGCAAGGAGAAGGGCGGTCGCCACTGGTGGACGCTCTGGCGGCAAGTGGCCGGCACATGGTGGGACCGGGTGATCGACATGCGCGGCTCGGCCCTAGCCTGGACTCTGCTGGCGCGACGGAGGGCAATCTACCGCACCCAGCGCGGCGACGCACACCGGCTGACGCAGATGGCCGAGGCCCTGGGGCTGGCGACACCGCTGATGCCGCGGCTCTGGCTGACCGAGGCGGACCGGACGGCGGCTTCGCAAATCCTTGGGACTGACGAACGCCCGCTGCTGGCGGTCGCCCCGACCGCGAACTGGCCGCCCAAGGCCTGGCCCGCTGACAGCTTCGCCGAACTGATCGGCCGGCTGACCGGTGAGGGCGGGCCGCTGGAGGGCGCCCGAGTGCTCGTGGCCGGTGGCCCCGGCGAGCGGGACCTAGCAGCGCCTGTGCTGGCGTCGGTGCCCGCCGACCGTCTGCTGGATCTGGTCGATCGCGCACCGCTCATGACTCTGGCGGCGTGCTTCGCGTGCTGCCGGCTGGTGGTGGCGAACGACAGCGGGTTGATGCATCTGTCCGCTGCGGCGGGTGCGCCGACCCTGGGCCTGTTCGGCCCCAGCAAGGATGCGCATTACGCGCCGGCTGGACCGGTCACGGCCTGGGTGCGCGCGCCGGAGAGTGCCGAGGCCCTGCTGGCGCGGTCGGCCGAGGTGGGGCGAACTCCCGGCGCGTTGATGACGGGGCTGTCGGTCGAGGCCGTGGAGGCGGCGGCGCGGGATCTGTTGGACACGTCCTAA
- a CDS encoding aspartate aminotransferase family protein — protein MSLAANESTKPNDLESFWMPFTSNRDFKQNPRLFVEAEGMHYITADGRRVLDGTSGLWCSNAGHRRKPIVDAIKKQAEVLDFAPAFQMGHPLSFEFASRLTQMIEGFDHVFFTNSGSESVDTALKIALAYQRARGQGTRTRLIGRERGYHGVGFGGISVGGIVGNRKQFGTLLNGVDHMRHTHDMEHNAYTRGEPEWGAHLADDLERIVALHDASTIAAVIVEPVAGSTGVLIPPKGYLQRLRDICDKHGILLIFDEVITGFGRLGSAFGSDYFGVKPDIFTTAKGITNATVPMGAVFCRDGIYDAFMDAPEGAIELFHGYTYSGHPLACAAGLATIDLYRDEGLFERAAELAPYWEDAMHSLKGTNHVIDIRNLGMVGAVELEGIPGKPTARAMDAFKQCYEKGLLIRTTGDIIALSPPLIVEKDQIDFIADTIGGVLRTLH, from the coding sequence ATGTCCCTCGCGGCCAATGAGTCGACCAAACCGAACGACCTTGAGTCGTTCTGGATGCCGTTCACGTCCAACCGCGACTTCAAGCAGAACCCGCGGCTGTTCGTCGAGGCCGAGGGCATGCACTACATCACCGCCGACGGCCGCCGGGTGCTGGACGGCACCTCGGGCCTGTGGTGCTCGAATGCCGGCCACCGGCGCAAGCCGATCGTCGACGCCATCAAGAAGCAGGCCGAGGTGCTCGACTTCGCGCCGGCCTTCCAGATGGGCCACCCGCTCTCCTTCGAGTTCGCCTCGCGGCTGACCCAGATGATCGAGGGCTTCGACCACGTCTTCTTCACCAACTCGGGTTCGGAGTCGGTCGACACCGCCCTGAAGATCGCGCTCGCCTATCAGCGCGCCCGGGGGCAGGGAACGCGGACCCGGCTGATCGGCCGGGAGCGCGGCTATCACGGGGTCGGCTTCGGCGGCATCTCGGTCGGCGGCATCGTCGGCAACCGCAAGCAGTTCGGCACCCTGCTCAACGGCGTCGACCACATGCGTCATACCCACGACATGGAACATAACGCCTATACCCGGGGCGAGCCGGAATGGGGCGCGCATCTGGCTGACGACCTGGAGCGGATCGTCGCCCTGCACGACGCCTCGACCATCGCCGCCGTCATTGTCGAGCCGGTCGCCGGCTCCACCGGTGTGCTGATCCCGCCGAAGGGCTACCTCCAGCGCCTGCGCGACATCTGCGACAAGCACGGCATCCTGCTGATCTTCGACGAGGTCATCACCGGCTTCGGCCGTCTCGGCTCCGCCTTCGGCAGCGACTATTTTGGCGTGAAGCCGGACATCTTCACCACGGCCAAGGGCATCACCAACGCCACCGTGCCGATGGGCGCCGTGTTCTGCCGCGACGGCATCTACGACGCGTTCATGGACGCGCCGGAGGGCGCCATCGAGCTGTTCCACGGCTACACCTATTCCGGCCACCCGCTGGCCTGCGCCGCCGGTCTCGCCACCATCGACCTGTACCGCGACGAGGGCCTGTTCGAGCGGGCGGCGGAGCTGGCGCCGTACTGGGAGGACGCCATGCACTCCCTGAAGGGCACCAACCACGTCATCGACATCCGCAACCTGGGCATGGTCGGCGCGGTCGAGCTGGAGGGCATTCCCGGCAAGCCGACGGCCCGGGCGATGGACGCGTTCAAGCAGTGCTACGAGAAGGGCCTGCTGATCCGCACCACCGGCGATATCATCGCGCTCTCGCCGCCGCTGATCGTCGAGAAGGACCAGATCGACTTCATCGCCGACACGATCGGCGGCGTGCTGCGCACCCTGCATTAA
- a CDS encoding GtrA family protein: MARTLVLGEFGRFLVTGGIAAGANVLSRWLFSFVMPFEAAVVVAYLVGMTTAYVLAKLFVFEASGRSAGDEFFRFALVNVVALAQVWLVSVGLARYLFPAVGFAWHAEDVAHLIGVVIPAVTSYLGHRHFSFAARSATDEGGR; the protein is encoded by the coding sequence GTGGCACGGACTCTGGTCCTCGGAGAATTCGGCCGTTTCCTGGTGACCGGCGGAATCGCGGCCGGCGCCAACGTATTGTCGCGTTGGCTCTTCAGTTTCGTCATGCCGTTCGAGGCCGCCGTGGTGGTCGCCTATCTGGTCGGGATGACCACCGCCTATGTGCTCGCCAAGCTGTTCGTCTTCGAGGCCTCCGGGCGCAGCGCCGGGGACGAGTTCTTCCGCTTCGCCCTAGTGAACGTCGTGGCCCTGGCGCAGGTCTGGCTGGTGAGCGTGGGGCTGGCCCGCTACCTGTTTCCGGCAGTCGGCTTTGCCTGGCATGCCGAAGATGTCGCCCATCTGATCGGCGTCGTGATCCCGGCGGTGACCAGCTATCTCGGCCATCGCCATTTTTCGTTCGCCGCCCGGTCGGCTACGGATGAAGGCGGTCGATGA
- a CDS encoding tetratricopeptide repeat protein: MRLPGLLVLASLCVLPLTAQTVLAPAAMAQGSVQSADAEVPVPRTYGEAMNWYREAADAGDPKAMFYLGLTLEQGLRAGGDPKDAIAWYRKSADKGFALAQFKLGQLYQFGQIVKQDSAAAREWYGKAADQGLADAQYNLAVMLETGEGGAVDAERALALYHGAADGGIPEAFLNLAGILAQGELVDQDLVEALKWLILADRAGLEQGESMSAAVRQLLNAPEIADAETRADRWLIAHGERNRTPGGPQ; this comes from the coding sequence ATGCGCCTTCCCGGACTGCTCGTTCTGGCCAGCCTCTGCGTCCTCCCCCTGACAGCGCAGACGGTTCTGGCTCCCGCCGCCATGGCCCAGGGCAGCGTTCAGTCGGCCGATGCCGAGGTGCCGGTGCCCCGCACCTATGGCGAGGCGATGAACTGGTATCGCGAGGCGGCGGATGCCGGCGATCCCAAGGCGATGTTCTATCTGGGGCTGACCCTGGAGCAGGGATTGCGCGCCGGCGGGGATCCCAAGGACGCGATCGCGTGGTACCGCAAGTCCGCCGACAAGGGCTTCGCCCTCGCCCAGTTCAAACTTGGCCAGCTCTACCAGTTCGGGCAGATCGTGAAGCAGGATTCCGCGGCGGCGCGGGAGTGGTACGGCAAGGCGGCCGACCAGGGGCTCGCCGACGCGCAGTACAATCTTGCGGTCATGCTGGAGACCGGCGAAGGCGGCGCGGTCGACGCCGAGCGCGCGCTGGCGCTGTACCATGGTGCCGCCGACGGCGGGATTCCGGAGGCTTTCCTGAACCTCGCGGGCATCCTGGCGCAGGGGGAATTGGTCGATCAGGATCTGGTCGAGGCGCTGAAATGGCTGATCCTCGCGGACCGGGCGGGGCTCGAGCAGGGAGAGTCCATGTCGGCGGCGGTTCGCCAGCTGCTGAACGCGCCGGAAATCGCCGACGCGGAGACCCGCGCCGACCGCTGGCTGATCGCTCACGGAGAGCGCAACCGGACCCCCGGCGGACCGCAGTGA
- a CDS encoding NAD(P)/FAD-dependent oxidoreductase — protein sequence MAKVAIIGAGAMGLAAAYHALEAGHEVTVYEADSVPGGMAAHLDLDGLSIERFYHFVCKADKPTFKLMERLGIGDRMRWTGTSMGYFVDGKMYRWGDPIALLTFPKIDWISKFRYGLQMFLSTKRNDWSDLETVSAKDWIQKGSGKRAYDVLWRRLFDLKFFEYADNVSAAWIWTRIKRVGTSRRSLMQEELGYIEGGSETLVTALVEAIEARGGVIKLATPAREVMVEDGKVVGVRTDAGVEPAEAAISTMPTPLVTSLVPALPADWKAKYDAIVNIGVVCVLLRLKTSVTEHFWVNINDRSIEIPGIIQFSNLRNVGDTVVYVPFYMPTTHPKFGRDDQAFIDESMACLKRLNPAVRDSDLKAWSVGRLRYAQPVCEPGFLAKIPRIRTPIRGLQIADTSFYYPEDRGISESARVAEEMAAAIPASLAG from the coding sequence ATGGCCAAGGTCGCGATCATCGGCGCCGGGGCGATGGGGCTCGCCGCCGCCTATCACGCGCTGGAAGCGGGCCATGAGGTAACCGTCTACGAGGCGGATTCCGTGCCCGGCGGCATGGCGGCCCATCTCGACCTGGACGGGCTGTCGATTGAGCGGTTCTACCATTTCGTCTGCAAGGCCGATAAACCGACCTTCAAGCTGATGGAGCGGCTCGGCATCGGCGACAGGATGCGTTGGACCGGCACGTCCATGGGCTATTTCGTCGACGGCAAGATGTACCGCTGGGGCGATCCGATCGCGCTGCTGACCTTCCCGAAGATCGATTGGATCTCCAAGTTCCGCTACGGGCTGCAGATGTTCCTGTCGACCAAGCGCAACGACTGGTCGGATCTGGAAACCGTCTCGGCCAAGGACTGGATCCAGAAGGGATCGGGCAAGCGCGCCTATGACGTGCTGTGGCGCCGGCTGTTCGACCTGAAGTTCTTCGAATATGCCGACAATGTCTCCGCCGCCTGGATCTGGACCCGGATCAAGCGGGTCGGCACCTCCCGCCGATCCCTGATGCAGGAAGAACTCGGCTATATCGAGGGTGGGTCGGAGACCCTGGTCACCGCCCTGGTCGAGGCCATCGAGGCGCGCGGCGGGGTGATCAAGCTGGCCACTCCCGCCCGCGAGGTCATGGTCGAGGACGGCAAGGTCGTCGGCGTGCGCACCGATGCGGGCGTCGAGCCGGCCGAGGCCGCGATCTCCACCATGCCGACGCCGCTGGTCACTTCCCTGGTGCCGGCCCTTCCGGCCGACTGGAAAGCGAAATACGATGCCATTGTGAATATTGGCGTCGTTTGCGTTCTTCTGCGCCTGAAGACGTCGGTCACCGAGCACTTCTGGGTCAATATTAACGACCGGTCGATCGAGATACCGGGTATCATCCAGTTCTCTAATCTCCGGAACGTGGGTGACACGGTGGTCTATGTGCCGTTCTACATGCCGACGACCCACCCGAAGTTCGGCCGCGACGACCAGGCGTTCATCGACGAGAGCATGGCCTGCCTGAAACGCCTGAACCCGGCCGTGAGGGACAGCGATCTCAAGGCTTGGTCCGTCGGCCGACTACGCTATGCCCAACCGGTGTGCGAGCCCGGCTTCCTGGCCAAGATCCCGCGGATCCGGACGCCGATCCGCGGCCTGCAGATCGCCGATACCTCTTTCTACTACCCGGAGGACCGCGGGATCAGCGAAAGCGCCCGGGTCGCCGAGGAGATGGCGGCTGCCATCCCCGCCTCTCTCGCCGGCTGA